In Rhinolophus ferrumequinum isolate MPI-CBG mRhiFer1 chromosome 25, mRhiFer1_v1.p, whole genome shotgun sequence, the following proteins share a genomic window:
- the ANAPC5 gene encoding anaphase-promoting complex subunit 5, with protein sequence MASVHESLYFNPMMTNGVVHANVFGIKDWVTPYKIAVLVLLNEMGRTGEAAVSLMERRRLNQLLLPLLQGPDITLSKLYKLIEESCPQLANSVQIRIKLMAEGELKDMEQFFDDLSDSFSGTEPEVHKTSVVGLFLRHMILAYSKLSFSQVFKLYTALQQYFQNGEKKTVEDADMELTSTEEGERKMEKEELDVSIREEEVSCSGPLSQKQAEFFLSQQASLLKNDETKALTPASLQKELNNLLKFNPDFAEAHYLSYLNNLRVQDVFSSTHSLLHYFDRLILTGAESKSNGEEGYGRSLRYAALNLAALHCRFGHYQQAELALQEAIRIAQEANDHVCLQHCLSWLYVLGQKRSDSYVLLEHSVKKAVHFGLPYLASLGIQSLVQQRAFAGKTANKLMDALKDSDLLHWKHSLSELIDISIAQKTAIWRLYGRSTMALQQAQMLLSMNSLESVNAGVQQNNTESFAVALCHLAELHAEQGCFAAASEVLKHLRERFPPNSQHAQLWMLCDQKIQFDRAMNDGKYHLADSLVTGITALNSVEGVYRKAIVLQAQNQMSEAHKLLQKLLIHCQKIRNTEMVISVLLSVAELYRRSSSPTIALPVLLQALALSKEYRLQYLASETVLNLAFAQLILGIPEQALSLLHMAIEPILADGAVLDKGRAMFLVAKCQVASAASYDPPKKAEALEAAIENLNEAKNYFAKVDCKEQIRDVVYFQARLYHTLGKTQERNRCAMLFRQLHQELPSHGVPLINHL encoded by the exons ATGGCCAGCGTCCACGAGAGCCTCTACTTCAACCCCATGATGACCAATGGGGTGGTGCACGCCAACGTGTTCGGCATCAAGGACTGGGTGACGCCTTATAAGATCGCGGTGCTGGTGCTGCTGAACGAGATGGGTCGTACTGGCGAGGCTGCCGTCAGCCTCATGGAGCGGCGGAGGCTCAACCAGCTGCTCCTGCCACTCCTGCAG GGTCCAGATATTACATTGTCCAAACTGTACAAGTTAATTGAAGAATCTTGTCCTCAGCTGGCAAATTCAGTGCAGATCAG GATCAAACTGATGGCTGAAGGCGAATTGAAGGATATGGAACAATTTTTTGATGACCTTTCggattctttttctggaactgaACCAGAGGTTCACAAAACAAGTGTAGTAG GTTTATTTCTGCGTCACATGATCTTGGCCTACAGTAAGCTTTCTTTCAGTCAAGTGTTTAAACTGTACACTGCCCTTCAACAGTACTTCCAAAATGGTGAGAAAAAGACAGTGGAGGATGCTGATATGGAACTGACCAGCACAGAAGAGGgcgaaagaaaaatggaaaaagaagaacttGATGTATCTATAAG agaAGAGGAGGTATCTTGTAGTGGTCCACTGTCCCAAAAACAagcagaattttttctttctcaacag GCTTCTTTGTTAAAGAATGATGAGACTAAAGCCCTCACTCCAGCTTCTTTGCAGAAAGAACTGAACAACTTGTTGAAATTTAATCCTGATTTTGCTGAAGCG CATTATCTCAGCTACTTAAACAACCTCCGGGTCCAAGATGTTTTCAGTTCAACACACAGCCTCCTGCATTATTTTGACCGCCTGATTCTTACTGGAGCTGAAAGCAAAAGTAACGGGGAAGAGGGCTACGGCCGGAGCTTGAGATATGCTGCTCTGAACCTGGCCGCCCTGCACTGCCGCTTCGGACACTA TCAACAGGCAGAGCTCGCCCTGCAGGAGGCGATTCGGATTGCCCAGGAGGCCAACGATCACGTGTGTCTCCAGCATTGCTTG AGCTGGCTTTATGTGCTGGGGCAGAAGAGATCCGATAGCTATGTTCTGTTAGAGCATTCCGTGAAGAAAGCAGTACATTTTGGGTTACCG TACCTCGCCTCCCTGGGAATACAGTCCCTAGTTCAGCAGAGGGCTTTTGCTGGGAAGACAGCAAACAAACTGATGGATGCCCTAAAGGACTCTGACCTCCTGCACTGGAAACACAGCCTGTCAGAGCTCATTGACATCAGCATCGCACAGAAAACTGCCATCTGGAGGCTGTACGGCCGCAG CACCATGGCGCTGCAGCAGGCCCAGATGTTGTTGAGCATGAACAGCCTGGAGTCGGTGAATGCGGGCGTGCAGCAGAACAACACGGAGTCGTTCGCTGTCGCACTCTGCCACCTTGCGGAGCTGCACGCGGAGCAG GGCTGTTTCGCTGCAGCTTCAGAAGTGCTGAAGCACCTGAGGGAGCGATTCCCACCCAATAGTCAGCATGCCCAG ttatGGATGctatgtgatcaaaaaatacagtttgACAGAGCAATGAATGATGGCAAATATCATTTGGCTGATTCACTCGTTACAGGAATCACAGCTCTCAACAGCGTAGAGGGTGTATATAG AAAAGCAATTGTACTACAAGCTCAGAACCAAATGTCAGAGGCACACAAGCTTTTACAAAAATTGTTGATTCATTGTCAGAAAATCAGGAACACAGAAATGGTGATCAG TGTCCTGCTGTCCGTGGCAGAGCTGTACCGGCGGTCTTCCTCCCCCACCATCGCGCTGCCCGTTCTCCTGCAGGCTCTGGCCCTCTCCAAGGAGTACCGGCTGCAGTACTTGGCCTCTGAAACAGTGCTGAACTTGGCTTTTGCCCAG CTCATCCTTGGAATCCCAGAACAGGCCTTAAGTCTTCTCCACATGGCCATTGAGCCCATCTTGGCTGATGGAGCTGTCCTGGACAAGGGCCGTGCCATGTTCTTGGTGGCCAAGTGCCAGGTGGCTTCAGCTGCTTCCTATGATCCACCGAAGAAAGCGGAAG CTCTGGAGGCTGCCATTGAGAACCTCAACGAAGCCAAGAACTATTTTGCAAAGGTCGACTGCAAAGAGCAAATCAGAGACGTCGTTTACTTCCAGGCCAGACTCTACCACACCCTGGGGAAGACGCAGGAGAGGAACCGATGTGCAATGCTCTTCCGGCAGCTGCATCAGGAACTGCCCTCTCACGGGGTGCCCTTGATAAATCATCTCTAG